The Meriones unguiculatus strain TT.TT164.6M chromosome 14, Bangor_MerUng_6.1, whole genome shotgun sequence sequence CAGGCCCCGATGGGGCTGCTGTACTGGATTCCTTTCTGGGCAAAGAATGGAGGAAATTCAGATTAAGGTCCTTGAAGGTGGATGGGCACAGAATACAGGATTCAAAACGGGCAGCCAAAGGCAAGACAGCTGGAGTGGTCAGAAGTGAATTCACTCTCTGGGATTCCTCTACAGTACAGCAGAGGTACTGAGGTATGAAAACAGGTTTTAAGGATCCCTTTACAGCTTATGAGGCTAAAAGACAGGGGATAAGATAGTTCCAGAGCTGTTACTAAGGCAGATTTGAAATAAAGCTCCTATTCCAGAATAAGTAGCCTTGCACAGATGCACTTGGTACAATCCCACTAGGGCTGGTAATGAGGCAGGCAAGGTGGAAGATCTTTCATTCAGCATGTGTTTGGAAACACCTGGAGTAATCTGATGTCAGGCTGAAGAAATGGAGGACTGGGACATTTTACTTGGAGAAAGGAAAAGCCCCCACACCCATGGGAGTCAGGTTGCCTCAGAACAAACAGAAATGAGCAAATAGCATAGTCTGACACCcagagtgaaaaataaataaaagagagggTGAAGCTGGGAACTAAAGTATACATGTCCAAGTATTAAGAAGCAGGGCTGAGAACTCTTACTGAGGTAAAGGTAGAATGCACTGGACACCACCCACCGAGGGCAGGACTTGAAATCCTGAAGCAAGGGTAGCATGAGGGCCTGTGCCCATACTCTGCCACCCCAGAACTTACGAGGTGCTGGGAGCTGGGTTGTGAGGGCCTGAAGTGGGTCCCAGGGCTTGGCTGTTGGCGTTGCTGCCCCCACTGCTACTCAGGGCCACCTCTGCTGGGCTGTCTGCCACAACAGAACTATAGCCTGGGGAAAGAAGGGCAAATGTAAATGGGGCTGTCAGCTACTGCCCACCTTGCCCTGTCCCCCAAACTGGCCTCCACTTACTGGTGGCACCGTTTTGCTTGCCAGCCCCTCCGCCTGTGCCACTGTTACTATTGCTGCTGCTCCCTCCGCTGCCACCACCACTTCCCCCGCTCGGCTGGGCACTGGGGGGCCGGGGCTGGGCAGTGCCGGGCCCGCTGGCATTGGGTAGGGCCACAGCCTGGGCATAGGGAGCAGGAGTACCCGAGTTGTGGCTGGGAGCTGGACTGGCCTTGGGGCCCAGGGCACTTGGAGGTGCAGCTGGGGTAGAGGCCCCATTGTTGCCAGGGGTGGAGCTCAAGGCAGAAGTGGCAGGTGGGGGGCCAGAGGGGTAGGTGGGCGGCACAGCTGGGGACTGGGGGTGCTGGTTGCTGTGGACAGGCTTGGAGCCGTTTTTGGCTGGAGActgcaggaaagaaagaacagagggtCAGGTACTAGACCAGACTGTTCCCTACCCACCACCCTCTTGCTGTCTCTCTGGCTCTTTTCTGACCTGATATCAACAGTTCACACTCTCCAGGGCACACAGGAGACCTCAATCACCTTCATGTTTAAGACCTATTTATTTCCAGCCTACTCAGCTGTCCCAAGTGCTCCCTGGACATTGTCTCACATAAATCTGACAGATGTTAGGTTGTATTTAAGAGACCAAGGGAAACTCTTAAATACCCTGGAGACCtgaagtggtggctcacacctttgatcataacacctgagaggcagagacaggcagatctctgagtttgatatTAGACTGGTCTATTTGGAGAAGTTCAttccagccaaagctacataatgagatgctctcgcaaaacaaacaaatcaaacaaacgaAATAACTGAACCTCAATTTGGGAATTAATTGGATCAGCCTAAATGTTTAAGAGTAAGGGAACTAGGACAATCAGGATACTTCTGAATGTCAGCTAAAGGTCTACTACCGCTAGTCATAGAACTGTAAAATGGAGCGCTACAGAGCATAATGACCAGGGCATCCCTACTTCCACTAAGCTCCAACAACGAGGCTGCCATGCCAAGTTGCCTCCTAGACTTCTGACTACCACACAAGAATTTCACTTACTAAGCACCAAAGGGAACTGGCCATTCACCTTTTTCCTGGGATCACTGCTTCACAGTCAGGGAGCCCATTAAGGTGGCAAAACTAGGCCCACTCCCCAGGAGTCCCTGCCCCAGTCTCTTCCTCACTCCATTATCTTTGCTgttccctaaccctaatccccaCATTAGCCTCACTGTCCACTTAGATTCTCCCACCTGGGACTATCTCTTCTATTATCACAGAGTGGCCCAAGGCTCCAAAATGCCTGTTTCCTAAGGTATGTTCCTATCTTAGGAGAGTTCATTCACTAGGAGCCAAAGGATTTCACAGAGGTGTCACATAACTACCTTCTTCTCTCAGGAGCTGTTTCCTGCAATCAGTACAAGAAAGGCAGTTTGACCTTCAGCTTACTTCTCGGGCTTGCTGAGTTCCTTCAGAGATCATCTACAAAGACCAGGCCCTCAGGCCAACAGGCCCACCTCTCATACTTGCAAGTGTCTTGCCACAACTCCCCTGTGTGACCTGCTGCTGCCCACAGTATTGTCCAGTCTTCCTCTGCAGGCCAGGACCCGGACCACCTCAACCACATTAGTCATCAGCCCGCCCTCAAGCGGCACTGTTTCTGGCACACTACTGTCCCAAGAGACCAATTGTCGCTAGCCCCCTAGCTTCAATAATTTGAGACTACTGAATAAAAAAGTGACAAGCCATCAGATTCAGACTTGGACTCACCTGGCTGATTTCACTATCTGTGGAGCGGCCTCTCTTCTTATCGTCTTCAGAGTTTTCCTGAAGCAGGGGAAAGAGTAAAAAACTGTGACCTCCAGGGTCCCAAAAGAGAGGGCAATCCTTTAGGGATGGCAGGAGGGTCCttactgctcttaacctctcataGGTCCACCTGACTAGACTTGTGCTCTAGAGCTGTTCCAACACCCAACCTAAAATTCTCTTTAACACCTAAATCTGACCTCACTAGTACCTAGTCTTCTGAGAGCCAGAACTCACTCCCATCCTGTGAAGTACCCAGGAACCTCCTTTCTTTACAGACTTCAGCCCTGGATCCCTGTCAGAGAAGAACATCCAGCTGCTCAGCTTCTGAAGCATCCCACACTCCACCCAATCCCTCCAACTACCATGCAACATGAACTTGACTGGAAACGTGGGGTCTATCTTTTGGCTTTTTATACTGATCTACGCCAGGAAGTGTctcacagagcacaaaaagcCTAGACCTCACTTCCTTACCTACCTCCCTCTGGCAAGACTGGGCTTTTGACTCCTCCATGCCCACCCTCTTGGGAACCTAGGTTATTAATAACCCAGACACTCACCGTAGTGCAGTTTGCTGGGCTAGGAGGGATGGGAGAGCTGGAGGTTGTTGAGGTGGGCGTGCTGCTGGACTGGTTGAAGATCTCGTCCTCCATGTGGCTGTGGCTGGGGGGGGAGGTGGCGACCAGCGCCTGTGCTGTGGGAGCAGGGGAGCAGCATGCTTAGTTGGCACAGCCATGCCTCCTGCCCTCACCCTCTGTGCCATGAAGGTCAGCCCAGGGCCTCACGAATGTCCTCGAGGTCCAGGTCGTCATAGAGGAATTCGTTCTCTTCGAAGTCGGGGTCCTGGGATGAGTCAACGTAGTACTCCACATCATCCTTGATCTTGCGGATGGCGTCAACCAGGATGGAGTCATTGTCCAGCATGCGTAGGATGGTCTCCAGCATGCGCACATGGTAGCGGTGCTTCTCAATGTGCCGCTTCAAGCCCTCAATCCGGTCCTGCTTCTGCTGGCGAGCCCAGGGCCAGGCTCAGGGGCTGCAGAGCACCTGCCCAGCCCTCCTGCCCCCACAGAACCTGTCCTCAGTCCCCAGTCCCCACAGTACCCCAAAGGTTCCACTCCAGCTCCTCCTAGCCATTGGGCAGTGACTGCCCACCCTCCGTCCCAGCGAAGACCAATCTGAGGTAACATCTCAAGAACCCACTTCTCTCTCAAAACCCTGTGGATCTGGAGATCCTTAGATACCTGCGATGCCTATGCTAGCCCTACAACTTGGCCTCCGTCTGGCTGACCTGTAAACAAGTCTTACCCAGGCTTCCACCATTCTGACCTCTGCTCAGAATATACATTCTGTCTCACTGCAACAGTAATGATAGTAATAAGGATAAAGCCCATGGGAAGAAAACTTGCTGTCAATTTACCATCAGCAGCCACAGAGAGCTCCTGCTCCTCCCAAGGTTCTAATTCCCTTTACAAATTAACAATTTAGTGCCAGTTCCAAATTTCTCTTTTTGTCAAGAACCCACTCTTTCCCCCCTCTCAGTCCCTGGTTCTCAAATCTCACACCAATCATGACATCTCTCTCACTTTCCATTCCAACTTCCTTCTCTGGTCACACATTAAGGAGACATAGTTGACCTCCCTTTGGCCTCACAACCGACAATCCTACAAGTGTAAGATCTGCGACCCTACACATACCTTTAGCCCAAACCATCCTTTTCCAGGTGTTCCATAGCCACTGTTCTCAGAGACACACTACCCACCTCCTAAGAACACAGGGATTTTTGAAATGCTGTGTACCTTCCCAATTTGGTTGTTCTTTCAGGTCTCACTTATTCTGTGGTCCCAGCTGTACCTAAGTCTATCTCCACACAAACTGCTCCTAACAACAGGCCCACCATCTACCCAGATATCCCATCTCACCTCCCTATACCACATCACTCAGCCAGCCCGGCTGCCTCATCCTACCTCTCCAATCTCTACTCCAAGTGTGTCTTGGACACCCAGAACCAGGGTCCTATGAGCCTCGAGATGGTCCCTGTTCACAGGTCACACCCACCCCTATCCTATGGATGACGGTGCCCCCCACTCACATCCTTGTCGCCCTTCTTCTTGCGTGTCTGTACTGACAGTGACTCCACCTCACTCTCAAACTGGTCCACCTGCATATTTAGGGTGTCAATGGTGTtctgggggaagagaagggaagaggggttTGTCCTTAAGTCCCTGATATATACTTAAGTCTGGGTCCATGTGCTCACTTCCTTCTCTATCACAACTCACCGTGAGCCACTGGCcaacctcttccttctccttctgggCAGGGTCCACCTTCTGAGCCAGACCCAGGCCCTCCTTGCTATAAGCTTTGGTTTTGGTCTCTCGTTCCACAACTTTGAACCGTTCCATTTGCTGTGAAGAGTACAGTGGGTGGAGAGCTTTTAAAGATGGGACAGGTGCTATAAGGGCTAGCAATGCTGCAAACAGCCTGGGGACCTTATCTCTCAGACTGAGccctcagctctgcccttcccttAGTTGTAGAGACATTACTCCTCCTAGAACTCTGTAGTGGCTGCTCCACCTCTGCCTTCTAGGGTTCCAGAAGCCTGACCATATCCCCACCCCAGAAAAACCGAGGCTCTGGTTTCCTACCGTTTCTATGAGCTTGCGGTTTTCGATAAGCTGCCTTTTGTCCTTGATCTCATTGGATGCTACCCATGTCTTGATCTGGTCCCTCAGCCGCTGAATGGAGAAACAGCAAGGAAATTAGGCTGCAGACCTGCGGAACTGGGGCCCTCAGTGTCCTCTTCTCCCTGGGACCCGGCAGTCCactctccccatccctcctcccataGGACACAGGAGTCCAACCCCAGCCCCCTCACTTGTAGCTTCTTAATCTCCTTCTTTAGGTCAGCCTCATACTTTTCTTTCTGGTTCGCGTTGGCTGCATTGTGGAGCTGAGGGATGAAGAATTCAGCAGTCAATGTGAGAGTGGCTGCCCAGAACTCGCCATAGCAGTAAAGGTCCAGTCTCTTTCTTCCTTGGCTGGGAAATCTAGGACCCCCTCCCCACAGTCAATCTCAGAGATGCTTCCCTGGTCAACACCCCAAGACTCTAAACTTCTTGATTCTTCTCCCCACAGACCCAGATTTTGAGGTTCCCAGGCCCTGTACCTTTTGCCAAATATCTTCAAACTGCTCCACGCCTTCGGACACCTTCTTGAGGCAGCGATCAATCTCACCTGGCCAAGGAAGAAGACTGTTAAGATCCTGCCAAGGCAGTTAATATCCAGAGAAATTCATAGAAGGGCACGTGGCCACATGAACACTAGACAGTCTACTACCTTGGAGTTTGCGCTTGTCCGCCATCTTCCCTGCCCTACAGACGCACTCTCTTCATACTCTCTTAAAAACGGACGCTGTTGGGAAAAATTAGGAAGGACTTAACATCTATTCCTTGGCTGGTCCAAATTTACAGACATGGATTTGGGTGAGAATCACGGGATAGGTATGATGGTAGAGGGAAGAAACATTTACTTGTCCTCTTCCCCACCtgatgaactcagggccttgcacatgcaaGCACTCtttagggccttgcacatgcaaGCACTCTTTCAGCCAGCTACATCCCCAGCTAGATGACAAGAGAGATCTAGCCTATTCTTACATCCCTTCAACTGCCCAGCACAGAGACTAGCAGAATGAATTCTGGGAAACTATTTGAGCAAAGAATACTGTAtcatggactggagagatggcttaatggttaagagcactgactgctcttccaggactcaggttcaattcccaccaccctcacggcagctcccaactgtctgtaactcctgttccaggggatccaacaccctcatataaacatacatgcagtcaaacaccaatgtatataaaataaaaataaattaaagaaaaaaaagaattctgcaTCTTATTTGTGGGCCTCTGACTTGGGAAGTAGAAAATGTCTAAAAGTATGGAGTATCTGTTCTCTGATGACACTAGAGCACATGCAGCACACAGAACTGCTGGGATGGAGGCGTTACCCTAGAAATGGTGCTTTCTCAACAGAAAGGTTGAGAGTAGAGGTGACTAATCTCTACTCCAGGCAAGTCAGGGAAGACAAGAGGCTGGCGGCTCCTGGAAAGGCTAAAAGCCTATGTATTTAGGTGTGAGCTGAAGGGGAAGAATGACAGGGGACTTCTGCAACTATGAAGACCTGCACCCATCCATACACGACAGGCCAGGATATCAAACAAGAGGGTCTTACACTTCTCAGAAATGTATTCCACAACAGAATCCTGGAACCCCAGACAGAAAATGCTTCTGACCAGAAGAGCCTGACACTTAACAATGGTTACAGAAACTTGGACACCTCAAAGAGGGCTGAGAGAAGATAGAAATCTTACAAAGACAAGGAAGCGAAGACGTCCCTTAGCTGTGAGAGAGGAAACCTGCACACATGGAAGAATTCCATAACAGATAGACTGGCAACTTAAACTCAGGAACATGAACCCATCAGGGCAGAAACCAAAATTTACAGAGGCGACTACTTTTATTCTGAAAGAAGAGGAGTTTAACTCAGGGGGGCCTGAGGACAAAGGACCAAGGGGAGGACTGTAGGCCAAGAAATCCACAACCTGACAGTGAAATAGAACCTGGACAGGAGGGTCATACTACAAGGATTTCTGACCTCTAGCAGAAGCTGTTCTGTTCCCCTGTGGGTACACTAAAAAGCAAGGCTCTGAGAACTAGACCAACACAGGGCAGGGGTGCCCCAGTGTAAACAGCCCTATTCCCAGGACCAAAAGTTTCAACCTAGAGAAGAGCCAGACTGAGGGTCCTTACTACCAAGGAAAGGAATACCCAGGGCAATCTTAACAGAAGGTGCAATGTAGGAAATGTTTCAAAGTGCACAGTCTGATGGCAACCTAATGTACTACAACCACTgccatgaaaaaaatgaaatctttcCTTTTCCAAAATAGGGTCTTAGTATATAgctcaggatggctttgaactcacattcCTACCTtgtcctcccaaatgctgaggttacaggagTGTACCGTCATGCTTGGCTCAGTTTTTTCACTTGTATTAATCACAGATGGCTAGCAGCCACCACATGGGACACTGCATTAAGGAGATTTAGAAAAAGAGGCCTCAAGTGGATGGGGCTGGTACTTCCTCTGCaaggaattttaaaattaactctGTAGGGTCCCACTCTGTGGGGAGGTAGGTATGGGTGACACCTCAGACTCTGGAACTTAAATCTCTTCAGCAAAGGACctatcaaaagagagagagagagagagagagaaagagaaaaagagagagcaacACTTTCACCTAAGGATTAGCTAACACATTACACACCAGGAATATTCAAGATGATGAAGCAGCAAAAGGACTCAGCAAAGAGCCCCACAGGAGACTCAAGTGGAACAGGCACCTCTGGTCCAGAGACTGTGCCTGGACACCAGCAGGGGGTGTTTGAAATCTTGACCAGGGGTGAGTCTTGGTTCTCATATCCATCAACAGCATTTTTGTTTTAcaccagggaaggaaggaatgttaAACAAGAGCTTACAGCACCCACTCTGTCCCAAGAGCCTGCAGGAAAGTTCTGGGAAGCCACTGGAACCTGGACAAGGCATTCCAGCCTTAAGGAAACGAGGCTCTACTGTAATTCCAGAGTAAAATAGTTGCGACTGCACATAGGGGAAAATGTGGTACTATCCTGCAATGAGAGGATAATActatggcaggaaaaaaaaaaaaatgacagagatccTAAAGGGGCCAGAAGCAAGGTGCCAAAGAACAGGGACAACAAAGGGCCAGTGAGGAGGCCCAGAATAGTTTCTTGCTACCAAGCCTAACATTCTAAGTTCAATCTCCAGGATTCACATGGTAGAGAGAACCAAGATATCCTCTATCTTCAAACATGTATGCTGCCTGCACGTGTACCTGTGCAAGAGCAGGCACATGTGGGTGTTCAAAACACTTACCACATAAACTGATATATAAGTAAATAGAAAAATGTTGGGTCAGGGTTGGTGGGGTataccttcaatcccagtactcaggaggcagaggcaggcaaatctctgagttccaggccatccaggactaaacagtctcaaaaaaaaaaaacaaataaatgtaacaaaaaataattaagggccagtgagatggctgagtaggtaaaggtgcttcctATGAAAACTGGATTCAAACCCTGGGGCCAAACAGTGAAAGCAAAGAATCAACTTCTTAAAGTTTTTCTCTGATCTCCACGTTTCTGCcagggcatgcacacacatacaaaaacaaaacaaagaaagcttcaaatacatatatacatacatacatacatgtaaataaataaattaggggcagaagatgactcagaagttaaagagcacttgttgctctgtGGACAAtacaggttcagctcccagcactcatATCACAGATCACAACTCTCTAGCTATAACCCTAGTTCCAGAGGAACCAATAGCCTTCTCAGGTACAGCACACAGGCAGTGTacttacatgcatgcaggcaaaatacacagactaagaataattttaaaaggttaaaaaaaaaaaagcaggtgtcATACTTTAGCCATCTAAGCGGGGAAAATTGTGATTAGAGAAGGCCATATCTGACTGGCAAAAGGCTGCTCCACAGAGTAGGACAAGGTCCATAGACCCAAATTTTGTGCTCTAGAGGTTGGAGCCTCAGCTAGAGTGAAGGCAATATCATCTCTCCACAAGAAAACACTCCACACCAAGAAGGTGTACACAGCTCAGAAGCTCAGCAGACAGAGTGGCTCTAGAACCTCAAAGTAGAGGTGCCACCACAGAAGACTGCCCATCCCATTTTCCAAGACCTTCTCTAAGAGAAGGCCATCACCACAGGGCCCTTTGGAGGTAGGCAAGCACCTACCCTGAGAACATATACACAGATGATGAGAGGGTCTCAAACAGCATGGAGGAAGCTAGCCTCTTGACGCAGGTAATGGTTCAATCATTAGGATCCTCTAAGGCTGTGGCAAATCCTCAAATCTGGACTCACAGCAGGAGccaataacaaaataatatacaGACCTTTCCACCACAGGTGCCACGACTGTCATCCAGAGACTCGATGAGCATAACTTTAATCCTGCAGCTGGTACTGCAGAGTGGCCCCACCAGCATCCTGGAGCATAGACAATATAAGGCGCTAAAGCCAGGATGGTGGCAAGCAGCACGGGAGGTGAACTTGAACCCAGTGGAGGATGCTGGCACCACCACATGGGGGTTCTGTGAGGTGAATAATGTAGATCCTGGTCAGAGGTAGAGAGGTCCAACACCAAAGGTAGGGAAAGGGAAACCCACACCTTCGGAAGTCATCCCTAAGTATCTTTAGTCCCAAGCAAAATGCCAACAGTGATCTTTCTCCCAAGCCTCAGACATTGCACAGGGAACCTTCACTTTAGACCCATAGAAAAACCAAAGGAGTCTCACTAGCCAAGGCCACTCTCACCCAAGAGTACCTAACATCAAAGTGGGTACACAGGGGGGTGTGGCCACCTCAAATGCTAGATAAGGGATGAtgccaacaacaaaaaaggcaggAACATTTTTACCCCACAAAGACAACACAACAAAGGCGAGGAATGCTTGCACGCCTACAAGGTGACAGGGGGTGAGATGGACCACTCTAGCTCTGGAACGCTTCCTTCAATCCAGTGAATGTCAATTATGGGAGATCACATACACACGGGCTGGGTAGATGAGAATGGAAATGCAGAGAGAAAACAATCCATGTGatgaggggagaaagggaagacagagagaaaaacccTTGACAAAAAGGCAGAGCTACTCCTGAGGAGATGACAGCCCCAGAACTGAGAAGCAGCTGTTGAGAAAAGATGCTTGAACTGCCCCAATAGAAGCTCACATTCCAACCACAGACCCAAGAAAGCTAAACTGGCCTCACCACACAGTATCAGTAGACTTGACATCACTAGGAAGCCGAATCCATGGAGGCAGATAGCTTGCATGTAAACGGAGTTTGCATCCCCCCCAAAGCTAGAGGCCACTGATACCCCACTCTCAAAGATATATAGATGTGAAGCTAGGAAGTGAGCAATACTGTGGACAGTCCTGAATCTAAGGTTTGGAGTGGgagtgttaaaaagaaaaagaaaaaaaggcttccTTAAAAGAAGATTGGTCGAGTGGGACATCTAGGAGACTTCACTGCCAGAGCTATGAGAAAAAGGTGGAAACTTTGGCTTAGGCTCCAACTCACAACGGGAACTGCACCCTCGGGTCTTGGGGACTTTTTCCTCCACAAGATCCATCTCTTCCAAAGAAGCTTCCCCCTATCAAGACACCAACAAGCTGGAGCATTCGGGTGCACTGAGGCAACGCTCCCAAAAGGAGCTCCCGGGGAGGGCACGACTGCAGGAGGGACCCCCACACCCACAGCAGAAAGACCCCTCCCCGGCCGCCGCGCGCCCATCGCTCCAAGCCCAGCCACCAGACGCGGAGGAAGGCAGGCACCTCGCTCGCACCCGGGGCCGGCGCGCTGCCACGCGGGAGTCGGACACGGAAGGACTGAAAGTGGAGGAGAGGgtccccgcccgcccgcccgcccgcccgcccgagCCGCAGCCGGGCCCGAGCGCGCGGCCAGGACAGGGCCAGGGCCCGGCGGGAGCTGAGGCCGTGTCGCGACAGGCGGCGGGGTCGCGGAGCGGGAAGTCCGCCGGACGGCGCtgagggaagaggggaaggggtcCGGCCCAGTCGAGCCTGACGCTCTCACCGCAGGAGCTGGCGCCGCCGCTGCGGAGCGAATCGCGACAAgcgaggagggggagagaggcgAGCGCCCGCCcgccgccttttttttttttttttttttttttttcctctttcctcgcGCCCCGAGCCCGGGCGCTATCGCGATAAGAGGGCGCGAAAGCCGGAAGTGGGGTTAGGTTGTTGATAGAGGAAGTGGGCCCGGGGTTGTTCTAGACGACCGAGTAGGGAATTCGGGGATCGAGGGAAGGCCCGGCGGCGGCTGCCGACGGCTCCACGGAAGCTGAACGGGCCCGGTCCAAGATGGCGGCGGCGGAGGaggcctcccctcctctcttctcgtCTCTGGCGCCGGCCCGCCCCCGAGCCCCGAATAAAGGTCCGTCATTGCTCCCGCAGCACGTCGCTCTGCGTCGTCGGGCGCGCCCCATTGGTTCCTAGCGAAGATGAGGCCGGCCCCCTCTCTAGGATTGGCTGATCTCTGCAGGGCGCGGCGTTCGATTGGCCTCCCGCTCAGCTTACTTGGATTGGCTCGGGTTTTTCTTTcccggctcctcctcctcctcccctcctcagaGCACAACACGCCAGCGCGAGGGCCTGGGTGTCAATCAGGAGGCTTGTGTCGTTTTGATTGGGTGTGTCCGCCCCCTTCTCCTAAATCAATTGGCCGCGGGGAGGAGTCAAGCAGAGGGGCGGGAAGTTGTTCGTCAAGTTTAAAGGCGGCTGTAATTGGTTGCGATACCTCTGCCCTGAACTCATTGGTTGATCATGAAAATGGGTAGGGGAAAACGACAGAAGGCATGGAGAGTGGGCCGCTCACCTAGTGGGAAACAAACAGGTGCTTCGGGGCCGGTGGGTTGCGGGGAAGTCATCTGCCAATCAAAAGAGCCGCCAGGCTTAGGGGAGGAGCTAGGCAAAAGGCCCCTCCCCTTCCCTGGGCATTCTCATCTCATTTTGGCCAATAGGGTAGCTATTAACGGAGGGAGCTGCCTACAGGTGTGGTTCTCCGAGCATCCTTCCTTTGCCTGCCGTCCAGGATGTTTTCTGATCCTCACAGCCGTTCTCCTAGTACTTCTGCTCGGAGTATTTTTAAATCTCGGTGTTTTCTGGGCGGAAGGAAAGGCAGAATCAGGGATATATAGAATTTAACTAAGACACAGAACATGGAACTGTCCTGTCTGGTTAAGTAAGCGGAACATGGGCGCTCTCCTGTTAGCTCCGTTTCTTTGGTATTGTAGATGCTGGCTGCTGCAGAAGAAACTGCGCTTTTTACCCTATCGGTTACATCTGAATGGCTACTCATTGAGCTGTTATGCTTGTTAGGGAGTAAACTTCTCGGACCACCCTTCCACAGTGCTTAGGTCAGCCTCTTCGGTTTAATTCTGTTCGACTCCTGCCCTTTTTATGCTTATTTGTGTCTCCCTCTTCGGATTTCTCAGTGGTTAGCACTCATAAAGCACTCCGTAATCTTTTGCTGAATTAGTAGATGCAGTTGTACTTGAATTAGTAGTCTGAGCAATGCCTTATGTTGAGCACCACGTTTATAGGAATTGGGAAGCCAGACCTATCTCTGCCTGCTAGGTGATG is a genomic window containing:
- the Cnot3 gene encoding CCR4-NOT transcription complex subunit 3 isoform X4, producing the protein MADKRKLQGEIDRCLKKVSEGVEQFEDIWQKLHNAANANQKEKYEADLKKEIKKLQRLRDQIKTWVASNEIKDKRQLIENRKLIETQMERFKVVERETKTKAYSKEGLGLAQKVDPAQKEKEEVGQWLTNTIDTLNMQVDQFESEVESLSVQTRKKKGDKDQKQDRIEGLKRHIEKHRYHVRMLETILRMLDNDSILVDAIRKIKDDVEYYVDSSQDPDFEENEFLYDDLDLEDIPQALVATSPPSHSHMEDEIFNQSSSTPTSTTSSSPIPPSPANCTTENSEDDKKRGRSTDSEISQSPAKNGSKPVHSNQHPQSPAVPPTYPSGPPPATSALSSTPGNNGASTPAAPPSALGPKASPAPSHNSGTPAPYAQAVALPNASGPGTAQPRPPSAQPSGGSGGGSGGSSSNSNSGTGGGAGKQNGATSYSSVVADSPAEVALSSSGGSNANSQALGPTSGPHNPAPSTSKESSTAAPSGPGSVASGSGNNSGGPSLLVPLPVNPPSSPTPSFSEAKAAGTLLNGPPQFSTTPEIKAPEPLSSLKSMAERAAISSGIEDPVPTLHLTERDIILSSTSAPPTSAQPPLQLSEVNIPLSLGVCPLGPVSLTKEQLYQQAMEEAAWHHMPHPSDSERIRQYLPRNPCPTPPYHHQMPPPHSDTVEFYQRLSTETLFFIFYYLEGTKAQYLAAKALKKQSWRFHTKYMMWFQRHEEPKTITDEFEQGTYIYFDYEKWGQRKKEGFTFEYRYLEDRDLQ
- the Cnot3 gene encoding CCR4-NOT transcription complex subunit 3 isoform X5 codes for the protein MADKRKLQGEIDRCLKKVSEGVEQFEDIWQKLHNAANANQKEKYEADLKKEIKKLQRLRDQIKTWVASNEIKDKRQLIENRKLIETQMERFKVVERETKTKAYSKEGLGLAQKVDPAQKEKEEVGQWLTNTIDTLNMQVDQFESEVESLSVQTRKKKGDKDKQDRIEGLKRHIEKHRYHVRMLETILRMLDNDSILVDAIRKIKDDVEYYVDSSQDPDFEENEFLYDDLDLEDIPQALVATSPPSHSHMEDEIFNQSSSTPTSTTSSSPIPPSPANCTTENSEDDKKRGRSTDSEISQSPAKNGSKPVHSNQHPQSPAVPPTYPSGPPPATSALSSTPGNNGASTPAAPPSALGPKASPAPSHNSGTPAPYAQAVALPNASGPGTAQPRPPSAQPSGGSGGGSGGSSSNSNSGTGGGAGKQNGATSYSSVVADSPAEVALSSSGGSNANSQALGPTSGPHNPAPSTSKESSTAAPSGPGSVASGSGNNSGGPSLLVPLPVNPPSSPTPSFSEAKAAGTLLNGPPQFSTTPEIKAPEPLSSLKSMAERAAISSGIEDPVPTLHLTERDIILSSTSAPPTSAQPPLQLSEVNIPLSLGVCPLGPVSLTKEQLYQQAMEEAAWHHMPHPSDSERIRQYLPRNPCPTPPYHHQMPPPHSDTVEFYQRLSTETLFFIFYYLEGTKAQYLAAKALKKQSWRFHTKYMMWFQRHEEPKTITDEFEQGTYIYFDYEKWGQRKKEGFTFEYRYLEDRDLQ
- the Cnot3 gene encoding CCR4-NOT transcription complex subunit 3 isoform X3 is translated as MTVHSCNLSIWEDKRPFLREYEESASVGQGRWRTSANSKVRLIAASRRCPKAWSSLKIFGKRFPSQGRKRLDLYCYGEFWAATLTLTAEFFIPQLHNAANANQKEKYEADLKKEIKKLQRLRDQIKTWVASNEIKDKRQLIENRKLIETQMERFKVVERETKTKAYSKEGLGLAQKVDPAQKEKEEVGQWLTNTIDTLNMQVDQFESEVESLSVQTRKKKGDKDQKQDRIEGLKRHIEKHRYHVRMLETILRMLDNDSILVDAIRKIKDDVEYYVDSSQDPDFEENEFLYDDLDLEDIPQALVATSPPSHSHMEDEIFNQSSSTPTSTTSSSPIPPSPANCTTENSEDDKKRGRSTDSEISQSPAKNGSKPVHSNQHPQSPAVPPTYPSGPPPATSALSSTPGNNGASTPAAPPSALGPKASPAPSHNSGYSSVVADSPAEVALSSSGGSNANSQALGPTSGPHNPAPSTSKESSTAAPSGPGSVASGSGNNSGGPSLLVPLPVNPPSSPTPSFSEAKAAGTLLNGPPQFSTTPEIKAPEPLSSLKSMAERAAISSGIEDPVPTLHLTERDIILSSTSAPPTSAQPPLQLSEVNIPLSLGVCPLGPVSLTKEQLYQQAMEEAAWHHMPHPSDSERIRQYLPRNPCPTPPYHHQMPPPHSDTVEFYQRLSTETLFFIFYYLEGTKAQYLAAKALKKQSWRFHTKYMMWFQRHEEPKTITDEFEQGTYIYFDYEKWGQRKKEGFTFEYRYLEDRDLQ